In Isoptericola jiangsuensis, the following proteins share a genomic window:
- a CDS encoding SDR family NAD(P)-dependent oxidoreductase, protein MTKTRGVAVVTGASSGIGAATARALADAGYDVVLGARRADLLADVAAGCGGRAVPLDVTDDASVEAFAAQVERCDLLVNNAGGALGTDAVAEADLDDWQWMYDVNVLGTLRVTKALLPKLVASGDGQVITIGSIAAREPYEGGAGYNAAKHAVAALTRVLRLELIGQPVRVCEIDPGMVQTDFSLVRFKGDAERADAVYAGVDPLQAEDVADAVAWVATRPSRVNIDQLLMLARDQTSAKVVHRRTS, encoded by the coding sequence ATGACGAAGACCAGGGGAGTCGCGGTGGTCACCGGGGCGAGCTCGGGGATCGGCGCCGCCACGGCCCGCGCGCTGGCCGACGCCGGCTACGACGTCGTCCTCGGGGCGCGCCGTGCGGACCTGCTCGCGGACGTCGCGGCCGGGTGCGGAGGTCGCGCCGTCCCGCTGGACGTCACCGACGACGCGTCGGTGGAGGCGTTCGCCGCCCAGGTGGAGCGCTGCGACCTGCTGGTCAACAACGCCGGCGGCGCGCTCGGCACCGACGCCGTGGCCGAGGCCGACCTCGACGACTGGCAGTGGATGTACGACGTCAACGTGCTCGGCACCCTGCGGGTCACCAAGGCGCTCCTGCCGAAGCTCGTCGCTTCCGGCGACGGCCAGGTCATCACCATCGGGTCGATCGCCGCGCGCGAGCCCTACGAGGGCGGCGCGGGCTACAACGCCGCCAAGCACGCGGTGGCCGCCCTGACGCGCGTCCTGCGCCTGGAGCTGATCGGCCAGCCGGTGCGCGTCTGCGAGATCGACCCCGGCATGGTGCAGACCGACTTCTCCCTCGTCCGGTTCAAGGGGGACGCCGAGCGCGCCGACGCCGTGTACGCCGGCGTCGACCCGCTGCAGGCCGAGGACGTCGCGGACGCCGTGGCGTGGGTCGCGACCCGGCCGTCGCGCGTCAACATCGACCAGCTCCTCATGCTGGCCCGCGACCAGACGTCCGCGAAGGTCGTGCACCGCCGCACCTCGTGA
- a CDS encoding bifunctional lysylphosphatidylglycerol flippase/synthetase MprF, which translates to MTVTEPVTTGTGSPVPRWAATTVRRVPFTLGVVAAMLVLGVVTGALWTPFEDHPWFEHVAFGAPAFAAGRWWTPVTGSFFALLPAEYLAVVGVFALLVGWTELRLGTRRAAVAAVTCQLVGVVGTAGGLALLTRTGWDWAERVASVLDVGFSAGVVGAATVTALSLTQPWRFRASALLTVYVLAALVVWGGIADVEHVIGWLAGLALARPLLGARLDRRTSTGRVQRARVTASGYFAVSALLVALGTFASSAGGPLGTLGGEGWPSGAVAVTVDLVLAVGLLRGRRSWWRVALVLTSVSVLLELLLAAAAVVFDVRQALPLLVLMLALDGGALVLLVARRSAFRNRRHARLVAGEGIDQDEARRLVTELGVANRLGWMTTWEGSARWAPGEPVGFVAHQVHAGVAVALTDPVGDGPAGRAELVDAFVEAASDAGLGACFFTAGPEVAELGASRGWTVVTVAQEAVVDLPGLEFRGKRWQDVRTALNQAAKQGVTHRLAILAEEPPDVLAQVRAISEAWLGDSDLPEMAFTLGGVREALDPAVRVGLAVDADGRVHGVTSWLPVHAPGGEVVGWTLDVMRRAPDSFRYTMELLIASALTTFRDEGAQVASLSGSPLAHGDDAPEGGLGGVLDQLASTLEPLYGFDSLHRFKLKFQPRDVPLSLVVPDPATLPLVGLALVRCYLPEARAQDLLAAARSSRRASS; encoded by the coding sequence ATGACCGTGACCGAGCCAGTGACGACCGGGACGGGGTCGCCGGTGCCGCGATGGGCCGCGACGACGGTGCGGCGGGTCCCGTTCACCCTCGGCGTGGTGGCCGCCATGCTCGTGCTCGGCGTCGTCACGGGAGCGCTGTGGACCCCGTTCGAGGACCACCCGTGGTTCGAGCACGTGGCGTTCGGGGCGCCGGCCTTCGCCGCGGGGCGCTGGTGGACGCCCGTGACGGGCTCCTTCTTCGCCCTGCTGCCCGCCGAGTACCTCGCCGTGGTCGGCGTGTTCGCGCTCCTGGTCGGCTGGACCGAGCTGCGCCTCGGCACGCGCCGGGCCGCGGTCGCCGCGGTGACGTGCCAGCTCGTCGGCGTGGTGGGCACCGCGGGCGGCCTCGCGCTGCTCACCCGGACGGGGTGGGACTGGGCCGAACGGGTCGCGTCGGTGCTCGACGTCGGGTTCAGCGCGGGCGTCGTCGGTGCGGCCACGGTGACGGCGCTGAGCCTGACGCAGCCGTGGCGGTTCCGGGCCTCCGCCCTGCTGACGGTCTACGTGCTGGCCGCGCTGGTCGTGTGGGGCGGCATCGCCGACGTCGAGCACGTCATCGGCTGGCTGGCGGGCCTCGCTCTGGCCCGGCCGCTGCTGGGCGCCCGGCTCGACCGCCGCACGTCCACGGGGCGCGTCCAGCGGGCCCGGGTCACCGCGTCCGGGTACTTCGCCGTCTCGGCGCTGCTCGTCGCGCTCGGCACGTTCGCGTCGTCCGCGGGCGGCCCCCTGGGCACGCTCGGGGGCGAGGGCTGGCCGTCGGGCGCGGTGGCGGTCACCGTCGACCTCGTCCTCGCGGTCGGGCTGCTGCGCGGGCGCCGGTCCTGGTGGCGCGTGGCGCTCGTGCTCACCTCGGTGTCCGTGCTGCTCGAACTCCTCCTCGCCGCCGCGGCCGTCGTGTTCGACGTCCGCCAGGCCCTGCCCCTGCTCGTCCTGATGCTGGCTCTCGACGGCGGCGCCCTCGTCCTGCTCGTCGCGCGCCGCTCCGCGTTCCGCAACCGCCGGCACGCCCGCCTGGTCGCCGGGGAGGGGATCGACCAGGACGAGGCGCGGCGGCTCGTGACCGAGCTGGGGGTCGCGAACCGCCTCGGCTGGATGACGACCTGGGAGGGCAGCGCCCGCTGGGCGCCCGGGGAGCCGGTCGGGTTCGTCGCGCACCAGGTCCACGCCGGCGTCGCCGTCGCCCTCACCGACCCGGTGGGTGACGGCCCGGCCGGTCGGGCCGAGCTCGTCGACGCCTTCGTGGAGGCCGCCTCCGACGCCGGCCTCGGCGCCTGCTTCTTCACCGCGGGGCCGGAGGTCGCGGAGCTCGGGGCGTCGCGGGGCTGGACGGTCGTCACCGTCGCGCAGGAGGCGGTCGTCGACCTGCCGGGCCTGGAGTTCCGCGGCAAGCGGTGGCAGGACGTCCGCACCGCGCTCAACCAGGCCGCGAAGCAGGGGGTGACGCACCGGCTGGCCATCCTGGCCGAGGAGCCGCCCGACGTGCTCGCCCAGGTGCGGGCCATCTCCGAGGCCTGGCTCGGCGACAGCGACCTGCCCGAGATGGCCTTCACCCTCGGCGGCGTGCGCGAGGCCCTCGACCCCGCGGTGCGGGTGGGGCTGGCCGTCGACGCCGACGGCCGGGTCCACGGCGTCACGAGCTGGCTGCCCGTGCACGCCCCCGGTGGCGAGGTCGTCGGCTGGACCCTGGACGTGATGCGACGCGCTCCGGACTCGTTCCGGTACACGATGGAGCTGCTCATCGCATCGGCGCTGACGACGTTCCGCGACGAGGGCGCCCAGGTCGCGTCGTTGTCCGGCAGCCCGCTCGCGCACGGCGACGACGCCCCCGAGGGCGGCCTCGGCGGGGTGCTGGACCAGCTCGCCTCGACCCTGGAGCCCTTGTACGGGTTCGACTCGCTGCACCGGTTCAAGCTGAAGTTCCAGCCGCGTGACGTCCCGTTGAGCCTCGTCGTGCCGGACCCGGCGACGTTGCCGCTCGTGGGGCTGGCACTCGTGCGCTGCTACCTGCCCGAGGCCCGCGCCCAGGACCTGCTGGCGGCGGCGCGCTCCTCGCGCCGCGCGTCCTCCTGA
- a CDS encoding ABC transporter ATP-binding protein, with protein sequence MSAVLDLQGVTVRRGPATLVDSIDWKVAEGERWIVLGPNGAGKTTLLDILAARSFPSAGTVDLLGERLGKVNVFELRPRIGFASAALAERIPRDETVRNVVLTAAYGVTGRWREEYEDLDESRADDLLAAFDVAGLADRLYGTLSEGERKRVQIARALMTDPEVLLLDEPAAGLDLAGREELVGALAELAADPASPVLVVVTHHVEEIPPGFTHLLLLGDGTVEAAGPIEEVLTAENLSRAFGMDLLVAHGGGRWLARAARPVGR encoded by the coding sequence ATGAGCGCCGTTCTGGACCTGCAGGGTGTCACCGTCCGACGGGGTCCGGCGACCCTCGTCGACTCGATCGACTGGAAGGTCGCCGAGGGGGAGCGCTGGATCGTCCTCGGTCCCAACGGCGCCGGCAAGACCACGCTGCTCGACATCCTCGCCGCCCGCTCGTTCCCGTCCGCGGGCACCGTCGACCTCCTGGGTGAGCGCCTCGGCAAGGTCAACGTGTTCGAGCTGCGCCCCCGCATCGGGTTCGCCTCCGCGGCGCTCGCGGAGCGCATCCCGCGCGACGAGACGGTCCGCAACGTCGTGCTGACCGCCGCCTACGGGGTCACCGGCCGGTGGCGCGAGGAGTACGAGGACCTCGACGAGTCGCGCGCCGACGACCTGCTCGCCGCGTTCGACGTCGCCGGCCTCGCCGACCGCCTGTACGGCACGCTGAGCGAGGGCGAGCGCAAGCGCGTCCAGATCGCCCGCGCCCTCATGACCGACCCCGAGGTCCTGCTGCTCGACGAGCCCGCCGCCGGGCTCGACCTCGCCGGGCGCGAGGAGCTCGTCGGGGCGCTCGCCGAGCTCGCCGCGGACCCCGCCTCGCCCGTGCTGGTGGTCGTCACGCACCACGTCGAGGAGATCCCGCCAGGATTCACCCACCTGCTGCTGCTCGGCGACGGGACGGTCGAGGCCGCCGGCCCGATCGAGGAGGTCCTCACCGCCGAGAACCTCTCGCGTGCGTTCGGCATGGACCTGCTGGTCGCCCACGGCGGCGGCCGCTGGCTCGCCCGCGCCGCGCGTCCCGTCGGCCGCTGA
- a CDS encoding TetR/AcrR family transcriptional regulator, producing the protein MITPTATRAAPMTPDDRRAAIVEAVLPLVAERGVDVTSRELAEAAGVAEGTVFRAFGDKMTLVGAVAVEGLHRASGPDSTRDELTAIDPGLPLEDRITAVIELGRRRMSSVVRWMGVLRALHQRTGARDEVPPAHVVKFRADLAEQRDRQREATIEGLSAVLAPDAHRLRVPVDVAVALLEASIAGTHGRVDRLVPAPPAHVVADALVHGLVSDTRRPPCPAAGAAPVAAPDDPATPADATAPGTPHPQEP; encoded by the coding sequence ATGATCACGCCCACCGCGACCCGGGCGGCCCCCATGACCCCCGACGACCGCCGCGCGGCGATCGTCGAGGCCGTGCTGCCGCTGGTCGCCGAACGCGGCGTCGACGTGACCAGCCGCGAGCTCGCCGAGGCGGCCGGCGTCGCCGAGGGGACCGTCTTCCGTGCCTTCGGCGACAAGATGACCCTCGTCGGCGCCGTCGCCGTCGAGGGACTGCACCGCGCCTCGGGGCCGGACTCCACGCGCGACGAGCTCACCGCGATCGACCCCGGGCTGCCGCTGGAGGACCGGATCACCGCCGTCATCGAGCTCGGGCGGCGACGCATGTCGTCGGTCGTGCGGTGGATGGGCGTCCTGCGGGCCCTGCACCAGCGCACCGGCGCCCGCGACGAGGTGCCCCCCGCGCACGTGGTGAAGTTCCGCGCGGACCTCGCCGAGCAGCGCGACCGCCAGCGGGAGGCCACGATCGAGGGGCTCTCGGCCGTCCTCGCCCCCGACGCCCACCGGCTGCGCGTCCCCGTCGACGTCGCCGTCGCGCTCCTGGAGGCCAGTATCGCCGGCACCCACGGCCGGGTCGACCGGCTCGTGCCCGCACCGCCCGCGCACGTCGTGGCCGACGCCCTCGTGCACGGCCTCGTGTCCGACACGCGACGGCCGCCCTGCCCCGCCGCCGGCGCCGCACCGGTCGCCGCCCCCGACGACCCCGCCACACCCGCCGACGCCACCGCGCCGGGGACCCCCCACCCTCAGGAGCCCTGA
- a CDS encoding SPFH domain-containing protein: MDLDPGTIVLYLVLIAFVIFVVTALFKMVRVVPQATALIIERLGRYNKTFDPGLHWLVPFIDKVRAGVDLREQVVSFPPQPVITSDNLVVSIDTVIYFQVTEPKSAVYEIANYITGIEQLTVTTLRNVVGSMDLEQTLTSRDQINGQLRGVLDEATGRWGVRVNRVELKSIDPPASVQGAMEQQMRAERDRRATILTAEGVKQSQILTAEGEKQSQILRAEGDAQSQILRAEGEARAILQVFGAIHEGNPDPKLLAYQYLQMLPEIANGTSSKLWVVPTEFTAALGSIAKGFGGTPGTPGIPAEPVDDDGDGGARAGLRAALGSTGLQDPGEALAEARRQAEAATADATSSGTRSGAPFDPTIERGQRPQGEAPPAPPVPPQPRTLGEDDAPPAPQP, from the coding sequence GTGGACCTTGATCCAGGAACGATCGTCCTCTACCTCGTCCTGATCGCGTTCGTGATCTTCGTGGTCACGGCCCTGTTCAAGATGGTGCGGGTCGTCCCGCAGGCGACGGCGCTCATCATCGAGCGCCTGGGCCGGTACAACAAGACGTTCGACCCGGGCCTGCACTGGCTCGTGCCGTTCATCGACAAGGTCCGGGCCGGGGTGGACCTGCGCGAGCAGGTCGTCTCGTTCCCGCCGCAACCCGTCATCACGTCGGACAACCTCGTGGTGAGCATCGACACCGTCATCTACTTCCAGGTGACCGAGCCGAAGTCCGCGGTGTACGAGATCGCGAACTACATCACCGGTATCGAGCAGCTGACCGTCACCACCCTGCGCAACGTCGTCGGCTCGATGGACCTCGAGCAGACGCTGACCAGCCGTGACCAGATCAACGGCCAGCTCCGCGGCGTCCTCGACGAGGCGACGGGGCGCTGGGGCGTCCGCGTCAACCGGGTCGAGCTGAAGTCGATCGACCCGCCCGCGTCCGTGCAGGGTGCGATGGAGCAGCAGATGCGTGCCGAGCGCGACCGCCGCGCCACCATCCTCACCGCGGAGGGTGTCAAGCAGTCGCAGATCCTCACCGCCGAGGGTGAGAAGCAGTCGCAGATCCTGCGGGCCGAGGGTGACGCGCAGTCGCAGATCCTGCGGGCCGAGGGTGAGGCGCGCGCGATCCTCCAGGTGTTCGGCGCCATCCACGAGGGCAACCCGGACCCGAAGCTGCTGGCCTACCAGTACCTGCAGATGCTGCCGGAGATCGCGAACGGCACGTCGTCGAAGCTGTGGGTCGTGCCGACGGAGTTCACCGCGGCCCTCGGCTCCATCGCCAAGGGGTTCGGCGGGACGCCGGGGACGCCGGGCATCCCGGCCGAGCCGGTGGACGACGACGGCGACGGCGGGGCGCGTGCCGGTCTCAGGGCCGCGCTCGGCAGCACCGGTCTGCAGGACCCGGGGGAGGCGCTGGCCGAGGCGCGCCGCCAGGCGGAGGCCGCCACGGCGGACGCCACGAGCTCGGGCACCCGGTCGGGTGCGCCGTTCGACCCGACGATCGAGCGGGGGCAGCGGCCGCAGGGCGAGGCCCCGCCGGCGCCGCCCGTGCCGCCGCAGCCGCGCACGCTCGGCGAGGACGACGCACCGCCGGCGCCGCAGCCGTAG
- a CDS encoding ABC transporter ATP-binding protein gives MLVSLARSYLRPYAGAVWLLVALQLLATLASLYLPSLNADIVDQGVTRGDTGYIMQVGGWMLVVSLGQVVCAIGAVLVGARTATALGRDVRRDLFDAVQGFSARELGQFGAPSLITRTTNDVQQVQMTVLMTFTIVVMAPIMLVGGVIMALQEDVALSGLLLVVVPVLGIAVGLLLWRMVPYFRAMQKRIDAINGVLREQITGLRVVRAFVRERRELARFGATNTELYDTSLAAGKLMALAFPMVMLIMNASSVAVLWFGGRRVDAGQMQVGELMAFLSYIMYILMAVMMSTMMVMMVPRASVAAGRISDVLGTQTSVTEPASPVGLTSLADGEGPRGEVRFDAVEFRYPGADEPVLRDVSFTAPPGAVTAIIGSTGAGKSTLLNLVPRLFDVTGGRVLLDGVDVRDLASGDLGSLLGLVPQKAYLFSGTVADNLRYGKHDATEDEMWEALEVAQAADFVRALPDGLQAVVAQGGTTFSGGQRQRLAIARAVVRRPRVYLFDDSFSALDYATDARLRAALRPRTRDAAVIVVAQRVATIRDAEQIIVLDHGRVVGRGTHAELLAGNETYQEIVSSQMSLEEAA, from the coding sequence ATGCTCGTCTCCCTGGCGCGGAGCTACCTGCGCCCCTACGCGGGCGCCGTCTGGCTGCTGGTCGCCCTCCAGCTGCTCGCGACCCTCGCCTCCCTCTACCTGCCGTCCCTCAACGCGGACATCGTCGACCAGGGCGTGACCCGCGGCGACACCGGCTACATCATGCAGGTGGGCGGCTGGATGCTGGTCGTCAGCCTCGGCCAGGTCGTGTGCGCCATCGGGGCGGTCCTCGTGGGCGCCCGCACCGCGACCGCGCTCGGCCGGGACGTGCGGCGCGACCTGTTCGACGCGGTGCAGGGGTTCTCCGCCCGCGAGCTCGGCCAGTTCGGCGCCCCGTCGCTCATCACCCGCACCACCAACGACGTCCAGCAGGTCCAGATGACGGTCCTCATGACGTTCACGATCGTCGTCATGGCGCCGATCATGCTGGTCGGCGGCGTCATCATGGCCCTCCAGGAGGACGTGGCTCTGTCCGGGCTGCTGCTGGTGGTCGTGCCCGTCCTCGGCATCGCCGTCGGCCTGCTGCTGTGGCGGATGGTGCCGTACTTCCGGGCCATGCAGAAGCGGATCGACGCGATTAACGGGGTGCTGCGCGAGCAGATCACCGGCCTGCGGGTCGTGCGGGCGTTCGTCCGCGAGCGCCGCGAGCTGGCTCGGTTCGGCGCGACGAACACCGAGCTGTACGACACGTCGCTGGCGGCCGGCAAGCTCATGGCGCTGGCGTTCCCGATGGTCATGCTCATCATGAACGCGTCCAGCGTGGCGGTGCTGTGGTTCGGCGGCCGTCGCGTGGACGCCGGGCAGATGCAGGTGGGGGAGCTCATGGCGTTCCTCAGCTACATCATGTACATCCTCATGGCCGTCATGATGAGCACGATGATGGTCATGATGGTGCCGCGCGCGTCGGTGGCCGCGGGCCGCATCAGCGACGTGCTCGGTACGCAGACGTCCGTGACGGAGCCGGCGTCGCCGGTCGGGCTGACGTCGCTCGCCGACGGCGAGGGGCCGCGGGGCGAGGTCCGGTTCGACGCCGTGGAGTTCCGGTACCCGGGGGCGGACGAGCCGGTGCTGCGGGACGTGTCGTTCACGGCGCCCCCGGGCGCGGTCACCGCGATCATCGGCTCCACGGGTGCCGGCAAGTCGACCCTGCTCAACCTGGTGCCGCGCCTGTTCGACGTCACCGGCGGCCGGGTGCTGCTGGACGGCGTGGACGTGCGCGACCTCGCCTCGGGCGACCTCGGGTCGCTGCTCGGCCTGGTCCCGCAGAAGGCGTACCTGTTCAGCGGCACCGTCGCGGACAACCTGCGGTACGGCAAGCACGACGCGACCGAGGACGAGATGTGGGAGGCGCTGGAGGTCGCGCAGGCCGCGGACTTCGTGCGGGCGCTGCCCGACGGGCTGCAGGCGGTGGTGGCGCAGGGCGGCACCACGTTCTCCGGGGGTCAGCGCCAGCGGCTCGCCATCGCGCGCGCCGTCGTGCGTCGCCCCCGGGTCTACCTGTTCGACGACTCGTTCTCCGCGCTCGACTACGCCACGGACGCCCGGCTGCGCGCCGCGCTGCGCCCCCGCACGCGGGACGCGGCGGTGATCGTCGTGGCGCAGCGCGTCGCCACGATCCGCGACGCCGAGCAGATCATCGTCCTCGACCACGGCCGGGTCGTCGGCCGCGGCACCCACGCCGAGCTGCTGGCCGGCAACGAGACCTATCAGGAGATCGTCTCCTCCCAGATGTCCCTCGAGGAGGCGGCATGA
- a CDS encoding NfeD family protein — MDSWLWWVGGALVLAVVEMLTLDLVFIMLAGGALAGAATAAAGGPVWLQFVVACVIAVLLLAGLRPWLLSNLRRREPLVETNAAAQVGRLAVVLAEVTETGGRVKLSGEVWSARLPDDGVPNSTGRVPEGTEVRVVAIDGATAVVQPVASPTGPAADDGGRAV; from the coding sequence ATGGACTCGTGGTTGTGGTGGGTCGGCGGGGCGCTCGTCCTCGCCGTGGTCGAGATGCTGACGCTCGACCTCGTGTTCATCATGCTCGCCGGCGGAGCGCTGGCCGGCGCCGCGACGGCGGCGGCGGGCGGACCCGTCTGGCTGCAGTTCGTCGTGGCGTGCGTCATCGCGGTGCTGCTGCTGGCCGGGCTGCGGCCCTGGCTGCTGAGCAACCTGCGCCGGCGTGAGCCGCTGGTCGAGACGAACGCCGCCGCCCAGGTCGGCCGCCTCGCCGTCGTCCTGGCGGAGGTCACCGAGACCGGTGGTCGCGTCAAGCTGTCCGGCGAGGTCTGGTCGGCCCGCCTGCCCGACGACGGGGTCCCCAACAGCACCGGGCGTGTGCCCGAGGGCACGGAGGTGCGGGTCGTGGCCATCGACGGCGCCACCGCCGTCGTCCAGCCCGTCGCGTCCCCGACCGGTCCCGCCGCCGACGACGGCGGCCGCGCCGTCTGA
- the glgA gene encoding glycogen synthase — protein MPRIDLLTREFPPHVYGGAGVHVAELSTVLRAHADVRVRCFDGPRPDAPGVTGYDEPATLAGSNAALRTLGVDLAMADDVAGADVVHSHTWYANMAGHLAGLLHGVPHVVTAHSLEPLRPWKAEQLGGGYAVSSWAERTAYLGAAGVVAVSAGMRADILRCYPELDPARVHVVHNGIDLDTWVRPGDDDVARVAAEHGIDPRRPAVVFVGRITRQKGLPHFLRAAAMLPPEVQVVLCAGAPDTPEIMAEVRGLVDELRAARGGGPGAGVVWIEQMLPRPDLCAVLAASTVFVCPSVYEPLGIVNLEAMAVGLPVVASATGGIPEVVDDGVTGRLVPIEQVTDGTGTPVDPDRYERDLADALTAVVADPAGAAAMGAAGRRRAADHFAWAAIAERTMDVYRTVLAG, from the coding sequence ATGCCCCGGATCGACCTCCTGACCCGAGAGTTCCCGCCCCACGTGTACGGGGGTGCCGGCGTCCACGTCGCCGAGCTGTCCACCGTGCTGCGCGCCCACGCGGACGTGCGGGTGCGCTGCTTCGACGGGCCGCGCCCCGACGCCCCGGGCGTCACCGGCTACGACGAGCCCGCGACCCTGGCGGGGTCGAACGCCGCGCTGCGCACCCTGGGCGTGGACCTCGCGATGGCGGACGACGTCGCGGGCGCCGACGTCGTGCACTCGCACACCTGGTACGCGAACATGGCGGGCCACCTCGCGGGGCTGCTGCACGGGGTGCCGCACGTCGTCACCGCGCACTCCCTGGAGCCGTTGCGGCCCTGGAAGGCGGAACAGCTCGGCGGCGGCTACGCGGTGTCGAGCTGGGCGGAGCGCACCGCCTACCTGGGCGCGGCGGGCGTCGTGGCGGTGTCCGCGGGCATGCGGGCCGACATCCTGCGCTGCTACCCGGAGCTCGACCCCGCGCGGGTGCACGTGGTGCACAACGGGATCGACCTGGACACCTGGGTGCGTCCCGGTGACGACGACGTGGCCCGCGTGGCGGCCGAGCACGGGATCGACCCGCGGCGACCCGCCGTGGTGTTCGTCGGGCGCATCACGCGGCAGAAGGGTCTGCCGCACTTCCTGCGGGCCGCCGCGATGCTGCCGCCCGAGGTGCAGGTGGTGCTGTGCGCGGGCGCGCCGGACACGCCCGAGATCATGGCCGAGGTCCGCGGGCTGGTCGACGAGCTGCGGGCCGCCCGCGGCGGCGGGCCGGGCGCGGGCGTGGTGTGGATCGAGCAGATGCTGCCGCGACCCGACCTGTGCGCCGTCCTGGCGGCGTCGACGGTGTTCGTGTGCCCGTCGGTGTACGAGCCGCTCGGCATCGTCAACCTGGAGGCCATGGCGGTGGGGCTGCCGGTGGTCGCGTCCGCGACGGGCGGCATCCCCGAGGTGGTCGACGACGGTGTGACCGGCCGCCTCGTCCCGATCGAGCAGGTCACCGACGGCACCGGCACCCCCGTGGACCCGGACCGCTACGAGCGTGACCTGGCGGACGCGCTGACCGCGGTCGTGGCCGACCCCGCGGGCGCCGCCGCGATGGGCGCGGCGGGCCGCCGTCGCGCGGCCGACCACTTCGCGTGGGCCGCGATCGCCGAGCGCACCATGGACGTGTACCGGACGGTCCTGGCCGGATGA